The genomic interval AAAAAACAAAACAAATTATTAGAAGCTCAGCGGCTAGAACAAAGGACTAACTATGACCTAGAAATGATTGAAGCGGTTGGTTACTGTAGTGGTATTGAAAATTATTCACGCTACTTCGATGGTCGCCTGGCTGGCGCCGCGCCCTATACGCTGATAGATTATTTCCCTAAGGATTATCTGCTCTTCATTGATGAATCACATATGACCGTACCGCAACTATCCGCCATGTATAATGGCGATCAAGCACGAAAAAAAACATTGATTGATTTTGGTTTTCGTTTACCAGCAGCTATTGATAACCGGCCGTTAAAATTTACGGAAATTGAAAAGAAGTTTAATCAAGTGATCTACGTCTCGGCGACACCCGGTCCTTATGAATATGAAAAAACAGATGTCCCAGTCCTGCGAGATAAGCTCAGCTGGCGCGTCAACTGGCCAGCAGTGCAAAAGAAACTACTGGAGAAAAATTCGGCTTTGGCTGAACAGATTATTCGTCCGACTGGACTTTTGGATCCGGAAATTATTATCCGATCAACCAAACACCAAGTAGATGATCTATTAAATGAAATTGCTCAGCGCGTTAAAAACAAGCAAAGAGTTTTGATTACTACGCTAACGAAAAAAATGTCTGAGCAATTGACAGAGTACTTACAAGAAAGAAGAATTAAGGTGCAGTACCTTCACTCGGAAGTACAAACAATGGAACGACTGGATATTTTAAATAATTTACGATTGGGTAAAATTGATGTCGTTGTCGGGATTAATTTATTACGCGAGGGTCTGGATCTACCAGAAGTTTCACTCGTTGCCATTTTGGATGCTGATAAGGAAGGTTTTCTGCGTTCGGAAACAGCGCTGATCCAAACTATGGGCCGAGCGGCCAGACATGTTGAGGGAAGGGTGATTATGTATGCTGATAAAATTACCGGCTCCATGCAAAGAGCTATGGACATCGTGACGCGTCGCCGACAGATTCAACTAGACTATAATAAAAAACACAATATTACTCCTCGTTCCATTAGTAAAGAAATAAGAAAACGGCTGACACCAGCACGAGAAGAAAATATTATCTCACAAAAAATAGCCATCAATAAATTA from Candidatus Komeilibacteria bacterium CG_4_10_14_0_2_um_filter_37_10 carries:
- a CDS encoding excinuclease ABC subunit UvrB, whose protein sequence is MKFQLTANFQPTGDQPTAIKKLIQGLKGGKKDQILLGVTGSGKTFTMANIIAQTQKPTLIISHNKTLAAQLASEFKDFFPQNEVHYFVSYYDYYQPEAYLPRTDTYIEKETQINEEIDRLRHASTQAILSRKDVIIVASVSCIYNLGDPTNYQKMSLELKINTKKNRQLILRELVDLQYSRNDIAWQRGTFRVHGEIVDIFPIASSDYFWHLRFDDDRIANIDQINIITLKKINTEPLSEITIFPAKHYLAPANKIKSIFNTIRNDLSKQLALFKKQNKLLEAQRLEQRTNYDLEMIEAVGYCSGIENYSRYFDGRLAGAAPYTLIDYFPKDYLLFIDESHMTVPQLSAMYNGDQARKKTLIDFGFRLPAAIDNRPLKFTEIEKKFNQVIYVSATPGPYEYEKTDVPVLRDKLSWRVNWPAVQKKLLEKNSALAEQIIRPTGLLDPEIIIRSTKHQVDDLLNEIAQRVKNKQRVLITTLTKKMSEQLTEYLQERRIKVQYLHSEVQTMERLDILNNLRLGKIDVVVGINLLREGLDLPEVSLVAILDADKEGFLRSETALIQTMGRAARHVEGRVIMYADKITGSMQRAMDIVTRRRQIQLDYNKKHNITPRSISKEIRKRLTPAREENIISQKIAINKLNDQERKTIIRELMAKMELAAQNMEFELAAEIRDQIKELKNIH